TCTGTACTTTCTCGCCTTCGAGATGATATCCTGAGCATCCTTCTCCGCTCTCAGTAGTGTGGTGATCCCGTTCTGGCTCTGTGCAGACTAATACAAGAAGGGGAACGGTACGTATACAGTGCAGGCCCCAAGGGAGCAATCATATATGTGAAACAGATTCCCAGTTGTTAGTAAACGATATCAAGTCAGAGAGTGAAACCCCACGCAGCTCCATTAACATACCATCGTTAAAACCTGTGTGTGCTACTATACCAGTGACGTTGAGCACCTCTTGCAATACGGCTTTCGAATTCAAGTGGAAGCTGTGAAAGTCGTTGCTTCCTCTGTTTTTATATATCGTCGATATATAATTTCTGgttatatataaagaggGCATCGTGGGTCACTCCAGGGCTGAGACGTACTGGAATGCGAGGTTGCACAAGACATGGTTCGCCCTGCGGGTCTTGTCCACCCCTGCGGGTGTCTGTAGACAATCNNNNNNNNNNNNNNGGTGCGTTACCTGCACCTCCGCCAGCAGCGCGACGATATCGTCTGTGTGTCTGGCGAGGACCGCACCGCTCAACTCGATTGCGAGTCCCTTGAAGCCGGTCTGTGAGAACAGGTTGCAGCAGCGGACGGTCAGGCGGTCCCCGGACTGCGGACCACCGGTCCCGACGGTCCTGCTGTGGAAAGTCTGGCCGAGGTCGCCCTTGATGGACTGCCGTTGCGTCCAGATGTTCGACAGCTTGCCGTCCAGCAGCGAGTCCACGGGACCGGGGAACCACGCCTCCGTGTCCCCGTCCGCACCGTCCCTGTCGCCATCCCCATCACCATGCCTCGACAGCACAGCGGTGCCGTTCTTGATGAGAACGGTGTCCCTGCGGGAGAAAGTGATGCTGTACAGCAGTTTCGAGATCGACGGGTCCACGGCGTCGATGTTCGTCACCTGCGACCGGTACGTCTTGAAGTCCAGCGACCAGGGGTCCCCCTGCTGCAGCAAGTAGTTGTTCAGCAGCCGGTCTTGGAACTCCGTCAGCGTCGCTGGCGTCGCTTTATCCGCGAATATCACACTGTTCAGCACCATGTGTGACTGCTACTCATCACACAACAGATTAACGTTAGTAGAGAGAACCGGGGCGGGCGGGCTCCAAGAGTGCAATTGACCGTATACATACACTGTCTGGGACATCTCCTCGCACAGAACCGAACGGGACAGTGCTGTCGACAGGTCCAAAGAGTCCTGCGATGCGGTATTCGACAGCACCGGTTTCCTGTTTTTATATAAGCATCGCCTCGAGACCAAGACGGCACAGGGTCTTGACGGTTTGCGGTGTTTCGCTGCGTTGGATGGGTCCCCCCGTTGCGGCATGGGAGGGTCCCCACGGTGCTGGTTCAAACAGCCCAGTGGGTGCTGCAACGGCTGGTCGACCGTCCAGTGGTAGAACCGGGAAGTGCACCCCGCACCCAGACACCTGAAGAGAGTGCTATATTTCTGGCCTCTCGAGGAAACAGCGAGAAGAGGGACCCTGTTGCCAAGAGTCCGTCGGTTCGTCAGCTCGTTGTATCTGTGCAAGAGAGCAGGTACACAGAGTTGTTCCACTTAGTGCTGCCCCCCCAATTAAGATGGACTCTCTCGATTACGCGATCCTCGGTGTGTTTGGCCTGCTGCTTGTAGTGTTCTACAGCAGAACGCTGCTGTGGTCGATCCTGCGGTCGTTCTCCTCGGACGATACATTCAAAGTGAGCAACAGTTCTGGGTCCAGGGACGTGCGGGCCGTGATGCAAGAGAACGGGAAGAACTTTCTCGTAGTGTACGGGTCGCAAACGGGCACCGCGGAGGACTACGCGAAGAAATTCGCCAAAGAGCTTGTCGGGAAGTTCCCACAGTTGAATGTTCTCGTTGCAGACCTCGAGGACTACGACTGGGACGAGCAGATCGCATTGCTCGGAAGAAGCACCCCGCTTGCGCTGTTCATGGCCACGTACGGCGAGGGAGACTTCCCGGACCCAGCGCTCCCCTTCGAACGGTTCTTGCAGGACCAGGACGGGGAGACGCTCAAGGGGTTGTACTTCACGCTGTTTGGGTTGGGGAACTCGACTTAtgagttcttcaacgcCGCGGCTCGCAACACGCAAAAGATGTTGACCAAGGCGGGGGCCCAACAGGTAGGGAAGTTTGGTATGGCCGATGACGGTGCTGCCACTACTGACGAGGACTACTTGTCCTGGAAGGAACTTATCATGGAGGACTTGAAGGACTTCTTGCAACTCAATGAACAAGATGTCGTGTTCCGCCCAGCGTTCGACTGTCAGTGGAGGGATTCTGTCTCCGATGACGTGTACTTGGGGGAACTGTCCGCAAACTATCTGCCCACACAAGAATTACCGTACAACGAGGCAAACTCCCTGCAGACGGGACCTTTCTCCCACAACTACCCTTACCTTGCTCCGATTACCACCACTTTCGAGTTGTTCGCCAAGGGGAATGACAGAAACTGTATCCACTCCGAGTTCGACATTTCAGGTTCCAACTTGAAGTACTCCACGGGGGATCATCTGGGTGTGTTTGCTTCCAATCCAACGGAGAAAGTGGACCAGTTTTTGAGAGTGCTCAGTCTGGACGCAAACCGGGTCTGTGAACTGCGCCCACTCGACGCAACGACAAAAGTACCCTTCCCATCTCCAACTACGATTGAAGCCGCTGTCCGTTACTACCTAGAGATCACTGGGCCCGTCTCGAGACAGTTCTTTTCGATGCTGGTGCAGTACGCTCCAACAGAGACTACgaagcagaaactgctggaCCTGTCAAAGGATAAAGACTTGTTCGCTTCGGAGATCACATCAAAGTACTTCAATATTGCAGACGCACTATCGTATCTATCTCACGGTGAACCCTGGACCACGGTCCCCTGGTCATTCCTTATCGAAAATATCCCCCGGTTGCAGCCCCGCTACTACTCGATTTCGTCCTCAGCTCTGTCAGAGAAACAAACCATTCACATAACGGCCATTGTGGAAAACATGACCATCCCTGATACAAAGGAGCATGTGGTAGGTGTGACGACAAACATGCTACGGAATATCCAACTGTCCATGAACAAACTGCCAACGGAAGATATCCCAGTGCACTACGACCTCGATGGCCCACGGTCACTGTACGGAGGGCACAAACTGCCCATATTCGTGCGGAAATCCCCCTTCAAACTCCCCACGAACTCCGGGACTCCAATCATCATGGTCGGTCCTGGTACTGGCGCAGCGCCCTTCCGCGGGTTCATCAGAGAGCGGGTCGCGTTGGCACAGAGGGAAGATTCGAACGTCACTATGGGGCCCATGATGTTTTTCTACGGGTCGCGCAATGAGAGCGATTACTTGTACCGCGATGAATGGACCCAGTACGCGACTGTCCTTGGAGAATCCTTCCAAATGTTCGTCGCTCATTCGAGACTGCCAGGAGAACCTAAGGTGTACGTGCAGGACAAGCTCAAGGAGCAAGAGTCCAGAGTTTTGGATCTGCTGAAGGCCGGTGCGTTCATCTACGTGTGTGGTGACGCGAAGGCCATGGCCAAGGACGTCAGCGCGACTTTTGTCGGAATCTTGTCCAGAGGGATGTCCATCTCGACGGATGAGGCCGCTGAGATGGTCAAGATGTACAAAAATGTCGGAAAGTACCAAGAGGATGTGTGGTGAGAGGTCGTTCCCTTGCTCGATGTACGTATATAGTCTTCGTCTCCTCATCAACTTTGCTTAAACTAATCTAAATCATTGCACATATATACATGAGATGGGCGGCCGCACTCAGTTCTTCGAGAGAGCGTTACCAATAGCAATGGTGATTTTGCCCTCGTTCGAGTTCCCGGTGACTGTGACTTGAGTTAAATCCGGGACGACAAAATCGGCCCCCGCATCGAATAGAGCAGCCTTATCGTAAGTGCTGGTTATCCCGATGGTGTATGCACCCATCGCTTTACCGGCTTTAATCCCCACGGGGGCGTCCTCAAAGACAACACACTGTGGGGAATCACAATGCCATACTGCAGAGAGCTCGTCCCGGGCCTTTGCGTAACCCTCAGGGTCCGGCTTGCCCCTCGTCACGTCCATGCCCGTCACGAACACATCTGGTTTGCCCACATCTTTCAGGATAGTTTTGAACCATCTGAATGCAAGGTAAGATGTCGCAGATGTGACCACTGCCCACTTCCTGCCCCTCAGTTTCTCCCCCGTTGTAGGGTTCCTATCCAAACTGAGTAGCAGATCCTTTGCGCCGGGGATCAGGCTGACCGTGTCCAGGTAGTTGGCACCCATTTGTTGCTCCAATTGGAAGGTCAATTTGTTGTCCGTGTTGTCCAATTGAGGGAAGAACCTCGCCAGTATTTCAGAGGAGCGTGACCCGTGTGAGTGTTCGAACAGTTCCTCCGGATCAACGCCATGATCCTTGCATAGATCCCTCCACACGCTCTCGGCAGCCACCGTCGTACTCACGATGGTGCCGTCCATGTCAAACAGACATAAATCCACAGTCAACGACGATGCCATGGTGTTTCCTGTCATGGTGAAGTTGTTGTCTCAGTTTCGATACCTCCCAGCATAGAACTACAAAATACTATAGATGGTAATGTTAAATAGATCGTCCAATTTTCCCAACCCCCCGGTAACGGACCAACTCAACCCAGCCACGTCCAAGTGCAGAACGGGGAACTGTCCCCCGAGACATGACAGGTTGGCTTTACCGTCAccagttttttttgcatCTTTTGTGACACTACTACACTGCTTACAAAACATACGACTATTCCTGGCGAGTGAGATGTACCACTGCCACGTCATGCGGTGGCATCGCGTGCGTTCTCAGAACTGAGCACCGCTGCGTAGCGGTCTCTCTGCGCGTAGTCCTGTTTGATGGCCGCGATGATCTGACTGGTCACTTTATCTGTGATCTCGTACGCCTTGTGGCAGCAGTCCATGAGCGTTAGTGCGTCCATGGGCAGCCCTCCTGCTTTGGACACCTGCACGACCTctctgttcttgttgagTGTGACGGTGAGCACCCCCTCCCTGAGCAGTTCCTCCTTGAGCGTTGCGTCCGTCACGACGATCTCTAAGTTATCCTGGCCCTTGAAGTTCGTCTCTGAGTCCTGCgggttgaagaacgagaacGTGACGCAGATCGGGACGTGCAGGATCCCCAATGGGACTGGTTCTCTCTCCTCTACAGGGTGTACGACGACACTGTGTCCCTGCACCGTGATATCCGGTTTCTTGAAGTGCATCAGTGCAGCCATCACTGCAATGCACGACGCATCGATGAACCCACCGTCGCAGTCCAAGAAATGCACATCGGCACGGATCGCCCAACACTTGCTCCCAGCAACGATACACAGACCTTCGACGTCCAGCGCTCCGGACCGTCGCACGGCCTTCTCAATAATCCGCGCAATCAGCACCTCGTCCTCCCCAGTACTGTTCCCGTTCTCGAACTGCCCGCCGGCCATCGGCGTGAACTCCGTAGAGATGAGGAACAACCCTTCAAAGGGCCTGTCCTCGTAGGGCAGCGTCACCTCGCAAGAAATCCGACAGTGCACTTTCGTCCCGCCAAGCGACACAAGCACGTCCCCGTACTCGTTCCCAAACACAATGCTCACGTCCCGGAACTCGTCGAAATTCCTCCCGTCGAGCCTCTGTTTCGCCCGCAGGGACTCCAATATAAACTCCCTCTCGGAATTCGAAATCACAATATCCTTCGCCATACCGTGAAGTCTTGGAACCGAGTGTCAAAGCGTTTTATCCATCgctcatctcatcgctcGAGCACTCGAGAACTGAACAATTTTTCAtcttcatatttttttcacttctttcttctttgagaCTCGAAGCTGAGTTGGAGTAATAGCGAGCGGCGCAGGCGGGTCTTTGAGGCGTGAAGTTCGCTGTTGTGGGGTCCATCCTCTGCGTCTGGATATatcaaatatatatattacGTTATGCTGTGCCTGATTACGTCAGGAGTGTAGATCTTGTGGAGGTGCCTGTGAAGTGGGGTCCCCCGAAAGTAATACGATGCAGAGGCTGGGAAGCCGGTAAATGCGGAGGAGCCCGTGTCTCTTAAACGAGCAGGAgtctgtgtgtgtatatatatagagggcatgtgtgtgtgtttgtgtttggtAGTCTGTGATGTAACACAAGTGACCACGACGCTGATGTTGGATATTTATAgtgtgttgaagaaagtggtaGTCAGTGGTGTGCTGCTCGTGCTGGCCAATTGGCTTTTCTCGCTCAATGTGGTGCTCGACGGTGTGCGGGACTTGAATAAAGTAGCGCTCAGGGAGCAAGCGAATGCGGGGCCCGTGAGGAAAGCCAACGAAACAGCTCACTACAGGAACTTCCTCGTGCCATTGGGGTTCCCGCTCACTACGGGCCTTGGGCTGTCCCTCAGTTACAAAATCAGGAACGGGAATTTCGGCGACGTGTGGTGTGCCATCCTAGAGATGGCGAGGGACTCCCGTGTGTCTATCTCATTTGCAGATGGGGGCAGCTACACAATGGAGCAAGTCAACGGGATGGTGAAACAGGTGATGCAGAATGGGGACATTTTCTCTGAAGAGGGCAAAAGTGTAGGGATCAACGTCTCGCCGATGACATTGCAAGGGTTTGTCATCACGGTCGCGTGTATATTGAAAACTCTGGAACAGAAAGCAGAGGACTCTTCCGCGGTCGCTCATGTACTCGCGTCGATTCCAAGAAAGAGAGTACAGGGGATCGACGTCTTGGTCATCAGCTCTTGGAAGGAGTACCAGTTTTTGCAAGAGAGTAAGTCATGGTACAGAAAGATAGTCGTGTGTCACTCAGACCCTGCCGATGGTGCTGTGGATGCCAACGTCTGCACTTGGAACCAACTGATTAATGGTTTCCAAAACGACCCGGAGTACAAGTACGAACCTCCATTGGATAACTCAGACGATCTGAAACCGTTCGTGAAATTGACAACGGTCCAGGGGAACACTACCGCGTTCAACCAGCTAAACCTCGTCAGCAGTGTGTCCGCATTCATCAAAAGTTTCCCAGCGGATCACGAAATCTCAGCGCGGGACACATTCGCCGCAATCAACGACTCGAATGACCTCGCATTCAACTTACAAATGTGGCCTAAATTACTAGCTGTGTTGTTGCACGGTGGGTCTGCCAACTTAAGGGACAACACTTCAAGCGAATATGCCAGCGTGCTTACAGAGAACACTTTCCTGTTTGCTAAGTCCGAGACTGTTGCCCGAATGTTTGATAAATCGGTCGACAAGCAGGGGAAGAGCATGTGGGGGAAACTCAAGCTAGCTTGGGTGGTCAATCTGCTCAGTGAGGGCATCTTTTCAAGATCGGCAGAGATCGGGAAACCAACCATACGATGCATCTTCATCGCTAACATTTTACAAAGAGAGGACAGGATCTGCGCATACGATAACTTGCAAATACCAAAATATTCCCGGGGGCAGTTAAACCGCACGTTCTCAAGCTTGGAACTGAACAACATAAGAGCGTCGTGGGGGGCAAGAGCAGTAGTAGAATTGTACTGTCCTGGCCTGGTCCTGGGACCCATCTCTCAACTCAATTACTACGATTATAGAATTTTGCTCCAGGTTGTTGAATCCAAAGTGGCCTGCTTGGGGCCCGTATCCACCTCGCTGGAGGGAAAAATGATAATGACTGAAGCAGCTCCAGAATTGGATATCGTGAAAAGACAAGGTATGCTGTGCATTAGAGGGTTTACGATCGGCAAACCAGTGGGGAACGAGTCCCTGAGCCAGGCGGCCAACGCAAGCGAAGAGTTGGCTAATGGTGAAGGGTGGATGCCCATGATTGGTGTATTCGGTCTGTGGGGACAAGACGGCTGTTTGTACCTGTTCAAATGAAAACCACTTTGTATCGAACTTTATAAAACGTATTCCCTCTATGTACacca
The genomic region above belongs to Huiozyma naganishii CBS 8797 chromosome 2, complete genome and contains:
- the NCP1 gene encoding NADPH--hemoprotein reductase (similar to Saccharomyces cerevisiae NCP1 (YHR042W); ancestral locus Anc_5.292), which produces MDSLDYAILGVFGLLLVVFYSRTLLWSILRSFSSDDTFKVSNSSGSRDVRAVMQENGKNFLVVYGSQTGTAEDYAKKFAKELVGKFPQLNVLVADLEDYDWDEQIALLGRSTPLALFMATYGEGDFPDPALPFERFLQDQDGETLKGLYFTLFGLGNSTYEFFNAAARNTQKMLTKAGAQQVGKFGMADDGAATTDEDYLSWKELIMEDLKDFLQLNEQDVVFRPAFDCQWRDSVSDDVYLGELSANYLPTQELPYNEANSLQTGPFSHNYPYLAPITTTFELFAKGNDRNCIHSEFDISGSNLKYSTGDHLGVFASNPTEKVDQFLRVLSLDANRVCELRPLDATTKVPFPSPTTIEAAVRYYLEITGPVSRQFFSMLVQYAPTETTKQKLLDLSKDKDLFASEITSKYFNIADALSYLSHGEPWTTVPWSFLIENIPRLQPRYYSISSSALSEKQTIHITAIVENMTIPDTKEHVVGVTTNMLRNIQLSMNKLPTEDIPVHYDLDGPRSLYGGHKLPIFVRKSPFKLPTNSGTPIIMVGPGTGAAPFRGFIRERVALAQREDSNVTMGPMMFFYGSRNESDYLYRDEWTQYATVLGESFQMFVAHSRLPGEPKVYVQDKLKEQESRVLDLLKAGAFIYVCGDAKAMAKDVSATFVGILSRGMSISTDEAAEMVKMYKNVGKYQEDVW
- the DDE1 gene encoding Dde1p (similar to Saccharomyces cerevisiae YHR045W; ancestral locus Anc_5.287), whose amino-acid sequence is MLDIYSVLKKVVVSGVLLVLANWLFSLNVVLDGVRDLNKVALREQANAGPVRKANETAHYRNFLVPLGFPLTTGLGLSLSYKIRNGNFGDVWCAILEMARDSRVSISFADGGSYTMEQVNGMVKQVMQNGDIFSEEGKSVGINVSPMTLQGFVITVACILKTLEQKAEDSSAVAHVLASIPRKRVQGIDVLVISSWKEYQFLQESKSWYRKIVVCHSDPADGAVDANVCTWNQLINGFQNDPEYKYEPPLDNSDDLKPFVKLTTVQGNTTAFNQLNLVSSVSAFIKSFPADHEISARDTFAAINDSNDLAFNLQMWPKLLAVLLHGGSANLRDNTSSEYASVLTENTFLFAKSETVARMFDKSVDKQGKSMWGKLKLAWVVNLLSEGIFSRSAEIGKPTIRCIFIANILQREDRICAYDNLQIPKYSRGQLNRTFSSLELNNIRASWGARAVVELYCPGLVLGPISQLNYYDYRILLQVVESKVACLGPVSTSLEGKMIMTEAAPELDIVKRQGMLCIRGFTIGKPVGNESLSQAANASEELANGEGWMPMIGVFGLWGQDGCLYLFK
- the DOG2 gene encoding 2-deoxyglucose-6-phosphatase (similar to Saccharomyces cerevisiae DOG1 (YHR044C); ancestral locus Anc_5.290), with amino-acid sequence MASSLTVDLCLFDMDGTIVSTTVAAESVWRDLCKDHGVDPEELFEHSHGSRSSEILARFFPQLDNTDNKLTFQLEQQMGANYLDTVSLIPGAKDLLLSLDRNPTTGEKLRGRKWAVVTSATSYLAFRWFKTILKDVGKPDVFVTGMDVTRGKPDPEGYAKARDELSAVWHCDSPQCVVFEDAPVGIKAGKAMGAYTIGITSTYDKAALFDAGADFVVPDLTQVTVTGNSNEGKITIAIGNALSKN
- the SRB2 gene encoding Srb2p (similar to Saccharomyces cerevisiae SRB2 (YHR041C); ancestral locus Anc_5.299) translates to MVLNSVIFADKATPATLTEFQDRLLNNYLLQQGDPWSLDFKTYRSQVTNIDAVDPSISKLLYSITFSRRDTVLIKNGTAVLSRHGDGDGDRDGADGDTEAWFPGPVDSLLDGKLSNIWTQRQSIKGDLGQTFHSRTVGTGGPQSGDRLTVRCCNLFSQTGFKGLAIELSGAVLARHTDDIVALLAEVQVTHXXXXXDCLQTPAGVDKTRRANHVLCNLAFQYVSALE
- the RRP45 gene encoding exosome non-catalytic core subunit RRP45 (similar to Saccharomyces cerevisiae RRP45 (YDR280W); ancestral locus Anc_5.289) translates to MAKDIVISNSEREFILESLRAKQRLDGRNFDEFRDVSIVFGNEYGDVLVSLGGTKVHCRISCEVTLPYEDRPFEGLFLISTEFTPMAGGQFENGNSTGEDEVLIARIIEKAVRRSGALDVEGLCIVAGSKCWAIRADVHFLDCDGGFIDASCIAVMAALMHFKKPDITVQGHSVVVHPVEEREPVPLGILHVPICVTFSFFNPQDSETNFKGQDNLEIVVTDATLKEELLREGVLTVTLNKNREVVQVSKAGGLPMDALTLMDCCHKAYEITDKVTSQIIAAIKQDYAQRDRYAAVLSSENARDATA